In the Carassius gibelio isolate Cgi1373 ecotype wild population from Czech Republic chromosome A2, carGib1.2-hapl.c, whole genome shotgun sequence genome, one interval contains:
- the LOC128021633 gene encoding uncharacterized protein LOC128021633 — translation MRRLKQMTVKMRTMSLVFVFATTADSYQEFLELWLGLLHHVTNEHRWVLGSCQHADLESGGTQQWLERGSMAHEALKSIVRNKRWLNEVHKYLNFRSTADLESFQNYILMYASKRTAFSPPVFEARMLLAAMDYNYHKDHPELCKSDGSKQYRRLYKKNARRYMLYTRKTSKTYGYIPELKAMILQKRLAGKGMPRRRTLRPDDPRRYGPLPPVPAPTIEELLHTQVRRGLVSTFQTKDL, via the exons ATGAGGAGATTGAAGCAGATGACAGTGAAGATGAGGACTATGTCCCTCGTATTTGTATTCG CAACCACAGCAGATTCTTACCAAGAGTTCCTT GAGCTGTGGCTTGGTCTCCTACATCATGTGACAAATGAACACAGGTGGGTCCTGGGAAGCTGCCAGCATGCAGACTTAGAATCTGGTGGAACTCAACAGTGGCTTGAGCGAGGCTCCATGGCACATGAGGCCCTGAAGAGCATCGTTAGAAACAAGCGGTGGCTTAATGAGGTCCACAAATATCTAAATTTTAG GTCCACTGCTGATCTGGAGTCCTTCCAGAACTATATTTTAATGTACGCTAGCAAGCGCACAGCATTTAGCCCTCCTGTCTTTGAGGCCAGGATGCTCCTTGCAGCGATGGACTATAATTACCACAAGGACCACCCAGAGTTGTGTAAATCTGATGGAAGCAAACA GTACAGGAGGCTGTACAAGAAGAATGCTCGCAGGTATATGCTATACACTCGGAAGACATCCAAGACGTATGGCTACATTCCAGAACTGAAAGCTATGATCCTTCAAAAGAGATTAGCTGGTAAGGGGATGCCCAGACGGAGGACACTACGACCTGATGACCCCAGAAGGTACGGCCCACTTCCCCCTGTGCCGGCACCAACCATTGAGGAACTCCTGCACACCCAAGTCAGGAGAGGTCTTG TGTCAACATTCCAGACTAAAGACCTGTAA